One stretch of Prosthecobacter algae DNA includes these proteins:
- a CDS encoding pirin family protein — MKLIHRIQHSSAMHWVGNGFPVRSVFDYNGLGQELSPFLLLDYAAPHEFKPGKEKRGVGAHPHKGFETVTIAYQGELEHRDSSGGGGKIGPGDVQWMTAGKGIIHEEFHSEEFTHRGGKLQMVQLWVNLRSKDKNAPARYQTLLQKDIPEVNLPEGAGTVRVIAGQHAGTAGPALTFSPINLRDVRLTAGKTVNFPVTKGHTAALLLLAGELVINDEGQANEGDLVVFKQEGDSITLHARTAVHLLFMDGEPLNEPVVGYGPFVMNSTEEIQKAFEEYQMGEMGALPD, encoded by the coding sequence ATGAAACTTATTCACCGCATTCAACACAGCTCCGCCATGCACTGGGTGGGCAATGGCTTTCCTGTGCGCTCGGTTTTTGATTACAACGGTCTTGGCCAGGAACTGAGCCCGTTTCTGCTGCTGGACTATGCCGCACCCCATGAGTTTAAGCCGGGCAAAGAAAAGCGCGGAGTGGGTGCCCATCCTCACAAAGGTTTTGAAACGGTCACGATTGCCTATCAAGGAGAGTTGGAGCACCGCGATTCCAGTGGTGGAGGGGGCAAGATCGGGCCCGGAGATGTGCAATGGATGACCGCGGGGAAGGGGATCATCCATGAAGAATTTCATTCGGAGGAGTTCACCCACCGTGGCGGCAAGCTGCAGATGGTTCAGCTCTGGGTAAATCTGCGTTCTAAGGACAAAAATGCACCCGCCCGCTACCAAACTTTGCTTCAAAAAGACATTCCCGAGGTAAATCTTCCCGAAGGTGCTGGTACTGTGAGAGTGATTGCCGGACAGCACGCTGGAACGGCGGGTCCTGCATTGACATTTTCTCCCATCAATCTCCGGGACGTGCGGCTGACTGCTGGGAAGACGGTGAATTTTCCGGTCACAAAGGGGCATACGGCGGCCCTGCTACTGCTGGCAGGAGAACTGGTGATCAATGATGAAGGCCAGGCCAATGAAGGGGATTTGGTCGTCTTTAAGCAGGAGGGAGACAGCATCACGCTGCATGCACGCACAGCAGTTCATCTTCTCTTCATGGATGGCGAACCCCTGAATGAGCCCGTCGTCGGCTACGGCCCTTTTGTGATGAACAGCACTGAGGAGATCCAGAAGGCCTTTGAAGAATATCAGATGGGCGAAATGGGAGCGTTGCCAGATTGA